One Myxococcales bacterium genomic region harbors:
- a CDS encoding AAA family ATPase, protein MPRAKARTNVVAGGSPLVGRADVLARIDDELARGYRLVTVVGPPGMGKTRVAKAAIEQLGAERYLERGGAWFCDLSHARDEADLVHAILVTLTGRAADTAPLEELSARVEHELLDAGDALLVLDNFEQITFTAPIVARLLERAVGLVVLVTSRERLGVAGEVVVELSPLVCPAPGSDAPSEATTLFLERARVAGGTVPSDLAEVAAIVRRLEGIPLAIELAAARTRVLSPRELLERLGRGHGVLGAAKGSEGRHATLANAIAWSWDLLSEAERRALARLSVFAGGFTVSSAEPVLGDDAVTLVASLRDKSLVFSSSSGRLGLYVSVREVARARLAELGREAEVEALVAHARAFAQEAERFVEARTLVRPVPGTSAFADLRAEKDNLVAALEVMKGLSVAPGDAHARGVLAAALALLSAVPADVALAELDGALSALSGGALPMTEAHVRLARQSVRCSVGLYAECLEDLAWVAGCADLPRGIRTLACVYQGIQLRYQGHAARALSFHVQADADLREEEHPRLRRMNDACMGRLAVDLRDEDGARRFNTRALAACEAANDTWLGALALANLAQLEQDLGALDEAQALLERAVARLAEVGETQYESIYAGVLGDLFFERGSPEEARAWYARGAGFLGRVLTQRQTGILHASAAALEASSGDVGAAREHLLTARACAARIENPVVRASVDLHAAAVELAAVGTPEAHRRASDVVASFGAFGPRKDEFETSLDVRFAARMLTRALEGEVGSARTLRVLEAERVLVSPSGERLVLGRRGALWRIALALVTRHERGEAAGLDVLGVFEVGWPGERATVDAARTRVRVAVATLRKAGLRDTIVTRDDGYLLDPQVVITREN, encoded by the coding sequence GTGCCACGGGCGAAGGCCCGCACCAACGTGGTCGCCGGGGGGAGCCCGCTCGTGGGCCGCGCCGACGTGCTCGCGCGCATCGACGACGAGCTCGCGCGTGGCTACCGGCTCGTCACGGTGGTCGGGCCACCCGGCATGGGGAAGACGCGCGTCGCCAAGGCGGCGATCGAGCAGCTCGGCGCCGAGCGTTACCTCGAGCGAGGTGGGGCGTGGTTCTGCGATCTGTCGCACGCGCGGGACGAGGCCGATCTCGTGCATGCGATCCTCGTGACGCTCACGGGGCGCGCGGCCGATACGGCGCCCCTCGAGGAGCTCTCGGCGCGTGTGGAGCACGAGCTCCTCGACGCGGGCGACGCGCTGCTCGTGCTCGACAATTTCGAGCAGATCACCTTCACGGCGCCCATCGTGGCGCGTCTGCTCGAGCGGGCCGTAGGGCTCGTCGTGCTGGTGACGTCGCGCGAGCGGCTCGGCGTGGCGGGTGAGGTGGTCGTGGAGCTCTCGCCCCTCGTGTGCCCCGCGCCGGGGTCCGATGCGCCGTCGGAGGCGACGACGCTTTTTCTCGAGCGGGCGCGCGTGGCGGGTGGCACCGTGCCGTCGGACCTCGCCGAGGTCGCCGCGATCGTGCGGAGGCTCGAGGGCATTCCGCTCGCGATCGAGCTCGCCGCGGCCCGCACGCGTGTGCTGTCTCCGCGCGAGCTGTTGGAGCGGCTCGGCCGAGGGCACGGTGTGCTCGGCGCGGCGAAGGGGAGCGAAGGGCGCCACGCCACGCTCGCCAACGCGATCGCGTGGTCGTGGGATCTGCTCTCGGAGGCCGAGCGCCGCGCCCTCGCGCGCCTCTCGGTCTTCGCGGGCGGCTTCACGGTGAGCTCGGCCGAGCCCGTGCTCGGAGACGATGCCGTCACCCTCGTGGCGAGCCTTCGCGACAAATCCCTCGTGTTTTCGAGCTCTTCTGGGCGGCTCGGGCTCTACGTGAGCGTGCGGGAGGTCGCGCGTGCGCGGCTCGCGGAGCTCGGTCGGGAGGCCGAGGTCGAGGCGCTCGTGGCCCACGCGCGTGCCTTCGCCCAGGAGGCCGAGCGCTTCGTCGAGGCGCGCACCCTCGTGAGGCCCGTACCTGGGACGTCCGCGTTCGCCGATCTCCGCGCCGAGAAGGACAACCTCGTCGCGGCGCTCGAAGTGATGAAGGGGCTCTCCGTCGCCCCCGGAGACGCTCACGCGCGAGGTGTGCTCGCCGCGGCGCTGGCGCTCCTCTCGGCCGTGCCCGCGGACGTCGCCCTCGCGGAGCTCGATGGCGCGCTCTCGGCGCTCTCGGGGGGCGCGCTCCCGATGACCGAGGCGCACGTCCGCCTCGCGAGGCAGAGCGTGCGCTGCTCGGTGGGGCTCTATGCGGAGTGCCTCGAGGACCTCGCGTGGGTGGCCGGGTGCGCCGATCTCCCTCGGGGGATCCGCACGCTCGCGTGCGTGTACCAAGGCATCCAGCTCCGCTACCAGGGGCACGCCGCGCGGGCGCTCTCGTTCCATGTGCAGGCCGACGCCGATCTTCGCGAGGAGGAGCATCCACGCCTACGTCGCATGAACGATGCCTGCATGGGCCGGCTCGCGGTCGACCTCCGAGACGAGGACGGGGCTCGGCGCTTCAACACACGCGCGCTCGCGGCGTGCGAGGCCGCGAACGACACGTGGCTCGGCGCGCTCGCGCTCGCGAACCTCGCCCAGCTCGAGCAAGACCTCGGGGCGCTCGACGAGGCGCAAGCGCTGCTCGAGCGGGCGGTCGCGAGGCTCGCCGAGGTGGGCGAGACCCAATACGAGTCGATCTATGCCGGGGTGCTCGGCGACCTGTTCTTCGAGCGCGGGAGCCCTGAAGAGGCGCGGGCCTGGTACGCGCGCGGCGCCGGGTTCTTGGGGCGTGTGCTCACCCAACGACAAACAGGTATTTTGCACGCATCGGCTGCCGCGCTCGAGGCCTCGTCGGGGGACGTCGGCGCCGCACGGGAGCACCTCCTCACGGCGCGAGCCTGCGCGGCCAGGATCGAGAACCCGGTGGTACGTGCCTCGGTCGATCTGCACGCAGCGGCGGTCGAGCTCGCGGCCGTCGGCACCCCCGAGGCGCATCGCCGCGCCTCGGACGTGGTGGCGTCGTTCGGGGCGTTCGGGCCTCGGAAGGACGAATTCGAGACGAGCCTCGACGTCCGATTCGCGGCTCGGATGCTGACTCGCGCCCTCGAAGGTGAAGTGGGCTCGGCGCGCACGCTGCGTGTGCTCGAGGCCGAGCGTGTGCTCGTCTCGCCCTCGGGAGAACGGCTCGTGCTCGGCCGTCGTGGGGCGCTCTGGCGCATCGCGCTCGCGCTCGTCACGCGGCACGAGCGAGGTGAGGCGGCCGGGCTCGACGTGCTCGGGGTGTTCGAGGTCGGCTGGCCGGGAGAGCGGGCGACGGTCGACGCGGCGCGCACGCGGGTGCGGGTGGCCGTGGCGACGCTGCGAAAGGCCGGCCTCCGCGACACGATCGTCACGCGCGACGACGGGTACCTCCTCGATCCCCAGGTCGTGATCACACGAGAAAACTAG